A section of the Streptomyces sp. Je 1-369 genome encodes:
- a CDS encoding aldehyde dehydrogenase family protein, with protein MTRYAAPGTEGAIVSYQSRYDHFIGGEYVAPARGQYFENPSPVNGRPFTEVARGTAEDVECALDAAHAAAPAWGRTSVTGRADVLLKIADRMEANLEQLAVAESWENGKPVRETLAADIPLAIDHFRYFAGVIRAQEGSLSEVDEDTIAYHFHEPLGVVAQIIPWNFPILMATWKLAPALAAGNAVVLKPAEQTPASIHYWMSLVADLLPPGVVNIVNGFGVEAGKPLASSPRVAKVAFTGETTTGRLIMQYASENIKPVTLELGGKSPNIFFDDVWSANDDFRDKALEGFTMFALNQGEVCTCPSRALVQRGQYSEFLEAAIARTEQITAGHPLDTDTMIGAQASNDQLEKILSYLDIGQQEGAKVLTGGQRVEYDGELAGGYYVQPTIFEGDNRMRIFQEEIFGPVVSVASFNDFDDAINIANDSLYGLGAGVWTRDINTAYRAGRAIQAGRVWTNCYHAYPAHAAFGGYKQSGIGRETHKMMLEHYQQTKNLLCSYSPQKLGFF; from the coding sequence ATGACCCGTTACGCAGCGCCCGGCACTGAGGGCGCGATCGTCTCCTACCAGTCGCGCTACGACCATTTCATCGGCGGCGAGTATGTGGCGCCCGCCCGTGGTCAGTACTTCGAAAACCCGAGTCCGGTCAACGGTCGGCCCTTCACCGAGGTGGCGCGAGGTACCGCGGAGGACGTCGAGTGCGCCCTCGACGCGGCGCATGCGGCGGCGCCCGCGTGGGGACGTACGTCGGTCACCGGGCGTGCGGACGTTCTGCTGAAGATCGCTGACCGGATGGAGGCGAACCTCGAACAACTGGCCGTGGCCGAGAGCTGGGAGAACGGCAAGCCGGTCCGCGAGACGCTGGCCGCCGACATTCCGCTCGCCATCGACCACTTCCGGTACTTCGCGGGTGTCATCCGTGCGCAGGAGGGGTCGCTGAGCGAGGTCGACGAGGACACCATCGCATACCACTTCCACGAGCCGCTCGGCGTCGTCGCGCAGATCATTCCGTGGAACTTCCCGATCCTCATGGCCACGTGGAAACTGGCGCCCGCGCTCGCAGCGGGCAACGCCGTCGTCCTGAAGCCTGCCGAACAGACCCCGGCGTCCATCCATTACTGGATGAGTCTGGTGGCCGATCTGTTGCCGCCCGGAGTGGTCAACATCGTCAACGGGTTCGGCGTCGAGGCGGGCAAGCCGCTGGCGTCCAGTCCGCGTGTCGCCAAGGTCGCCTTCACCGGGGAGACCACGACGGGGCGGTTGATCATGCAGTACGCCTCGGAGAACATCAAGCCGGTGACGTTGGAGCTGGGCGGCAAGTCGCCGAACATCTTCTTCGACGACGTGTGGTCCGCGAATGACGACTTCCGTGACAAGGCGCTCGAGGGCTTCACGATGTTCGCGCTCAATCAGGGCGAGGTGTGCACCTGTCCGTCGAGGGCGCTGGTGCAGCGCGGGCAGTACAGCGAGTTCCTCGAAGCGGCCATCGCCCGCACCGAGCAGATCACCGCCGGGCACCCGCTCGACACCGACACCATGATCGGGGCGCAGGCGTCCAACGACCAGTTGGAGAAGATCCTCTCCTACCTGGACATCGGACAGCAGGAGGGCGCCAAGGTGCTGACCGGTGGTCAGCGCGTCGAGTACGACGGCGAGCTGGCCGGTGGGTACTACGTGCAGCCGACGATCTTCGAGGGCGACAACCGTATGCGGATCTTCCAGGAGGAGATCTTCGGTCCGGTGGTCTCGGTCGCGTCGTTCAACGACTTCGACGACGCCATCAACATCGCCAACGACTCGCTGTACGGGCTGGGGGCCGGGGTGTGGACGCGTGACATCAACACGGCGTACCGGGCGGGCCGCGCGATCCAGGCGGGGCGCGTCTGGACGAACTGTTACCACGCGTATCCGGCGCATGCGGCGTTCGGTGGGTACAAGCAATCCGGCATCGGCCGCGAGACGCACAAGATGATGCTGGAGCACTACCAGCAGACGAAGAACCTTCTTTGTTCTTACAGCCCTCAGAAGCTTGGGTTCTTCTAG
- a CDS encoding ATP-dependent helicase — MARLDTLEAVATELEARRSFLVEAGAGAGKTTTLVRALQHLLTHRRADLEAHGRRIACITYTNVAKKKIHERIAADPLVDVGTIHEFLWSVIQPYQHELWQQILDYNKDLSKPEDLDDVTDPPAIEYSDRGRRLHEGRISHDDVIALSLRLVTAHPKLVRIITSKYPVIFVDEYQDTSPKTIQLLLDHLAGAGSERCVVGLFGDSMQKIYESGVGAVKRTGLLTEITKHENFRCSPPVVEVLNRMRPELTQDAVGKQQTGEVHLFLNGSIPAGPERLTAAEAVLARNGWTRENSKYLLLTHRGIAGTLEYANLLEQYRKLGRYGPDDLMARNEPYIQYLTRVEAVSTAFHNSDFAGLTDLLDEGRTRITRHAHKRAISDAIRVLDAVRTTGTIGDVLDRMADGLLLALPGKLKDLERRRTATDLDERDQRRADFSNNLRTVPYREVISVTNFIDELTPFSTQHGVKGDEFENVLVVVDDRAWNRYSIGKMLAGTDKPDRTERSRNLFYVCCSRAQRGLAVVFVDDLPDGAESTLHKWFASGTIHP; from the coding sequence GTGGCTCGCCTAGACACGCTCGAAGCCGTCGCCACCGAACTGGAAGCCCGTCGCAGCTTCCTCGTCGAAGCAGGGGCCGGCGCCGGCAAGACGACCACCCTGGTACGCGCCCTGCAGCACCTCCTGACCCACCGCCGTGCAGACCTGGAAGCACACGGTCGCCGGATCGCCTGCATCACCTACACCAACGTCGCCAAGAAGAAGATCCACGAACGCATCGCCGCAGATCCGCTCGTAGATGTCGGCACCATCCACGAATTCCTGTGGAGCGTCATCCAGCCGTACCAGCATGAGCTCTGGCAGCAGATCCTCGACTACAACAAGGACCTGTCCAAACCGGAAGACCTTGATGACGTCACCGACCCTCCCGCCATCGAGTATTCCGACCGCGGGCGCAGGCTGCACGAGGGGCGCATCTCCCACGACGACGTCATCGCGCTGTCGCTGCGTCTCGTCACGGCTCACCCCAAACTCGTACGCATCATCACCAGCAAGTACCCGGTCATCTTTGTTGACGAGTACCAGGACACCTCGCCCAAGACGATCCAGCTACTGCTGGATCACCTGGCAGGCGCAGGCAGTGAGAGATGTGTGGTCGGTCTCTTCGGCGACTCCATGCAGAAGATCTACGAGTCGGGCGTCGGAGCGGTGAAACGAACCGGTCTCCTCACTGAGATCACCAAGCACGAGAACTTCCGGTGCTCGCCTCCGGTCGTCGAGGTGCTCAACCGGATGCGTCCCGAGCTCACCCAGGACGCCGTCGGCAAGCAGCAGACCGGCGAGGTCCACTTGTTCCTCAACGGCAGCATCCCGGCCGGCCCTGAGCGACTCACCGCCGCCGAGGCAGTCCTCGCCCGGAACGGCTGGACCCGGGAGAACTCCAAGTACCTGCTGCTCACCCACCGAGGGATAGCTGGCACCCTGGAGTACGCCAACCTCCTGGAGCAGTACCGAAAGCTGGGCCGCTACGGTCCCGACGACCTCATGGCACGCAACGAGCCGTACATCCAGTACCTCACCCGCGTCGAGGCCGTAAGCACCGCGTTCCACAACAGTGACTTCGCCGGGCTGACCGACCTGCTGGACGAGGGACGGACACGGATCACCCGTCACGCCCACAAACGCGCCATCAGTGACGCGATCCGTGTACTCGACGCCGTACGCACGACCGGAACCATCGGCGACGTGCTCGACCGGATGGCCGACGGCCTTCTCCTAGCCCTGCCGGGAAAACTCAAGGACCTCGAACGCCGCAGAACCGCAACGGACCTGGACGAGCGCGACCAGCGGCGAGCGGACTTCTCCAACAACCTCCGCACCGTGCCCTACCGGGAAGTCATCAGCGTCACGAACTTCATCGACGAACTCACCCCGTTCTCGACCCAGCACGGCGTCAAAGGCGACGAATTCGAGAACGTCTTGGTGGTGGTCGACGACCGCGCGTGGAACAGGTACAGCATCGGCAAAATGCTTGCCGGCACCGACAAACCCGACCGGACAGAACGGTCACGCAACCTGTTCTACGTGTGCTGTTCTCGAGCCCAGCGTGGCCTGGCTGTCGTGTTCGTCGACGATCTCCCAGACGGGGCGGAATCCACACTCCACAAGTGGTTCGCCTCAGGAACCATCCATCCATAA
- a CDS encoding ATP-dependent nuclease, translated as MQLTHAEVINFRALERVDVRVDPKATLIVGRNNSGKTSFVNLFEKFFGEEDTRFVLEDFSTCRIADIEQARQIFGEAQAHAGRGDSETSEDLLAKAYDLVPAIRLVLTIEYAEDDDLAPLTGVILDLDDTCFEVKIEAALEVARPNDFLKDFWSASQREQFDRIKWLRKNFSDYFAPAYRAVSPLDEDVRKEIKRGAAESILSVKFVYAQTKMDDTPSDKARTLSKTFEAYYKVNSGQEDRHQSIEQIETALASASQQLDDNYATLFDPIFEDLRTFGVGTITPVQKPRIVSLIEASGILRGSTRIQYPSGDDDFHLPEGHNGLGYSKLIFTILQVISFHQTYERTTPKPALQVLFIEEPEAHLHPQMQETFIKNIQDFIDRKTGWKVQVVITTHSSHIVASSGFHTVRYFDRSEPQLTVKDLSTFEANVKATPQGDETLRFLRQYMVLHRCDMFFADKVILIEGTAERLILPEMVRRCAKELLHQYVSVIEVGDAYAVRFRELLAFLNVKTLIITDIDSVCPKHRKACPPGQGQTVTSNTTLKTWLPAKSSIAELLATDPADKEQGHVRVAYQIPETDSGACARSFEDAFIIANAEPLVRDFRQLALKAAFVKEVGADPTTDDIEAKAYDIAQQLSDHKTDFAFDVMLLEDWAVPRYIAEGLQWLA; from the coding sequence ATGCAGCTGACGCATGCCGAAGTGATCAACTTTCGTGCCCTGGAGAGGGTGGACGTCCGGGTTGATCCGAAGGCCACCCTCATCGTCGGGCGCAACAACAGCGGCAAGACGTCTTTCGTCAATCTCTTCGAGAAGTTTTTCGGTGAGGAGGACACGAGGTTCGTCCTGGAGGACTTCTCCACTTGCCGTATCGCCGACATCGAGCAGGCGCGGCAGATCTTCGGCGAGGCGCAGGCACATGCCGGCCGTGGAGACTCCGAGACGAGCGAGGACCTGCTGGCCAAGGCCTACGACCTCGTCCCAGCCATCCGGTTGGTCCTCACCATCGAGTACGCGGAAGACGACGACCTCGCTCCGCTCACGGGTGTGATCCTCGACCTGGACGACACCTGCTTCGAGGTCAAGATCGAGGCGGCACTTGAAGTTGCTCGCCCAAACGACTTCCTCAAGGACTTCTGGTCGGCCAGCCAGCGGGAGCAGTTCGATCGCATCAAGTGGCTGCGAAAGAACTTCTCGGACTACTTTGCCCCGGCTTATCGCGCGGTCAGTCCCTTGGACGAGGACGTCCGCAAGGAGATCAAGCGCGGTGCCGCCGAGTCCATCCTGTCGGTCAAGTTCGTCTACGCGCAGACCAAGATGGATGACACACCGAGCGACAAGGCCCGCACGTTGTCGAAGACGTTCGAGGCCTACTACAAGGTCAACAGTGGGCAGGAGGACCGTCATCAGAGCATCGAGCAGATCGAGACCGCATTGGCGTCCGCCTCGCAGCAGCTCGACGACAACTACGCCACGCTATTCGACCCGATCTTCGAGGACCTGCGTACCTTCGGGGTGGGCACGATCACTCCGGTCCAGAAGCCCCGCATCGTCTCCCTCATCGAGGCCTCCGGCATTCTCCGCGGCAGTACCCGTATCCAGTATCCGTCCGGGGATGACGACTTCCATCTGCCCGAAGGTCACAACGGGCTGGGCTACAGCAAGCTGATCTTTACGATCCTGCAGGTCATCAGCTTTCACCAGACCTACGAGCGCACCACGCCCAAGCCTGCGCTGCAGGTGCTGTTCATCGAGGAGCCCGAGGCCCATCTGCATCCCCAGATGCAGGAGACGTTCATCAAGAACATCCAGGACTTCATCGACCGTAAGACGGGCTGGAAGGTGCAGGTGGTCATCACCACGCACTCCTCTCACATCGTCGCCAGCAGTGGCTTCCACACAGTGCGCTACTTCGACCGTTCCGAGCCGCAGCTCACGGTCAAGGACCTCTCGACCTTCGAGGCCAATGTGAAGGCCACTCCGCAGGGTGACGAGACCCTGCGCTTCCTGCGCCAGTACATGGTCTTGCACCGGTGTGACATGTTCTTCGCCGACAAGGTGATCCTGATCGAGGGCACCGCGGAACGGCTGATCCTTCCGGAGATGGTCCGGCGGTGTGCCAAGGAGCTGCTGCACCAGTACGTATCGGTCATCGAGGTCGGCGACGCCTACGCCGTCCGGTTCCGGGAGCTGCTCGCCTTCCTGAACGTCAAGACCCTGATCATCACCGACATCGACTCCGTGTGCCCCAAGCACCGCAAAGCCTGCCCACCCGGCCAGGGGCAGACGGTCACCTCGAATACGACGCTCAAGACCTGGCTGCCCGCAAAGTCCAGCATCGCCGAGCTCCTCGCCACCGACCCGGCTGACAAGGAGCAAGGACACGTCCGCGTCGCCTACCAGATCCCGGAGACAGATTCGGGAGCCTGCGCGCGGAGCTTCGAGGACGCCTTCATCATCGCCAACGCAGAACCCCTCGTACGCGACTTCCGTCAACTCGCCTTGAAGGCAGCCTTCGTCAAAGAGGTCGGCGCTGACCCCACCACCGACGACATCGAAGCCAAGGCCTACGACATCGCACAGCAACTCAGCGACCACAAAACAGACTTCGCCTTCGACGTCATGCTCCTGGAGGACTGGGCCGTTCCCCGCTACATCGCCGAAGGACTGCAGTGGCTCGCCTAG
- a CDS encoding DEAD/DEAH box helicase produces MHVATSKVWAQQIVFGNNAVRQLLVPSDTLDVVEVATGLEVASVQGRWPAIRAGGSEPEQLTAVIPTVKSGGRVGWVGDTALRSPQTVLASFIDGIGFRDHAEAHALRRPQIGALHSVIGYWASGVTAPGIVVMPTGTGKTETMLALLVAARPERLLVLVPTATLRDQIAAKFESLGILHTHQIVTPGVMRPVVGKLQHGFHYAADAEAFASACNVVVATPHALQACEPESRHAFLAAFSHLVVDEAHHAPAPTWSRVVDAFADRRVLLFTATPFREDGRPVPGRAIFRFPLREAQRDGYFTPINYRAVLSLEDTDRELAKLAVGRLRADRAAGLDHIVMVRARSIARAKELAELYQAIAPDLNPVVLHEKVAARARRAALAALEDRSCRIVVCVDMLGEGFDLPALKIAALHDVKKSLSPMIQFIGRFTRSTSAGSTIGTASVFVARDPSVALSPLRELLREDADWDTIMHDITERATASVEELSDFEASFTDAPEEVSVTVLEPKMSAIAHRAPSHTWTPERALEVYGEGRVLDSTIAVNTTSTVAWFVVENRSEVRWGAPQALEQVTYELVVMYFSRIQGLLYIHGSNNTGDYRELAQAVLGLDSRLVTGMPTFRVLGHMERLIPTNVGLLDSRDHFNRFSMHVGSDVYEALSTADRQGKSQTHIAASGFRNGEKTTISAALSGRFWSMQTAPNLKAWTDWCDEQGAKLTDASIDLASVMDGFIFPEDLTERPEGVLIAAEWPWPLFTGNGPGPQITFAGTTYPAVDVPLQVADHSTTGPFRIRLTTPAWHIGYSAEFTDNGLTYSPDALDGHVRSGIHEYSLEEWINRNKPTLFLAGDKMITAEDRLLAPRKDLDPFDRRRLTILNWAGVDIKKESQTPTREPDSIQAYISAHLQQSQEFDVLIDDDRARQAADLVGMKINGDELVVTLVHCKYSSEPTPGGRVADLYELCGQAVRGAKWRQDHLGPLLNHLDRRARSFRARTGVSPFEVGSIEELYQVRELAPQLRPRVHTVLAQPGLSASACTEEHLRLLAGAETYVHALTRGTFTVYCSA; encoded by the coding sequence GTGCACGTCGCGACCAGCAAGGTATGGGCCCAACAGATCGTCTTCGGCAACAATGCGGTGCGCCAACTACTGGTGCCGTCAGACACTTTGGATGTGGTGGAGGTTGCCACCGGACTGGAGGTGGCCAGCGTCCAGGGCCGATGGCCGGCGATACGAGCCGGAGGCAGCGAGCCTGAGCAGCTGACGGCTGTCATCCCCACCGTCAAATCAGGCGGGCGTGTGGGCTGGGTCGGCGACACGGCACTTCGCTCGCCGCAGACGGTGCTGGCGTCGTTCATCGACGGCATCGGGTTCCGCGACCACGCCGAAGCGCACGCGCTGCGGCGTCCCCAGATCGGTGCCCTGCACTCGGTGATCGGCTACTGGGCCTCGGGGGTGACCGCTCCAGGAATCGTCGTGATGCCCACCGGAACGGGTAAAACGGAGACAATGCTTGCGCTGCTCGTGGCCGCCCGACCCGAGCGGCTGCTCGTGCTGGTGCCGACCGCAACACTGCGTGATCAAATTGCGGCGAAGTTTGAGTCGCTCGGCATCCTGCACACACACCAGATTGTCACTCCGGGCGTGATGCGGCCCGTGGTGGGAAAACTCCAGCACGGGTTCCACTACGCCGCCGACGCTGAGGCATTCGCCTCTGCCTGCAACGTGGTGGTCGCGACCCCGCACGCTCTTCAGGCCTGCGAGCCGGAGTCTCGCCACGCGTTCCTGGCCGCGTTCAGTCACCTGGTGGTTGACGAGGCTCATCACGCGCCGGCGCCCACCTGGTCGCGCGTGGTCGATGCCTTCGCCGACCGGCGTGTCCTGCTGTTCACCGCCACTCCATTCAGAGAGGACGGGCGTCCTGTGCCCGGGCGGGCCATCTTTCGGTTCCCGTTGCGGGAGGCTCAACGGGATGGGTACTTCACTCCGATCAACTACCGAGCCGTGCTCAGTCTGGAGGACACTGACCGAGAGCTAGCGAAGCTGGCGGTTGGACGGCTGCGCGCGGACCGGGCTGCTGGGCTGGATCACATTGTGATGGTGCGGGCGAGGAGTATCGCGCGGGCCAAAGAGCTAGCTGAGCTATATCAGGCAATCGCGCCGGACCTGAATCCGGTGGTTCTGCACGAGAAGGTGGCGGCCAGAGCACGGCGTGCGGCGTTGGCCGCTCTGGAAGATCGGTCGTGCCGGATCGTGGTCTGCGTCGACATGCTCGGTGAAGGCTTCGACTTGCCGGCCCTGAAGATCGCCGCACTGCACGACGTGAAGAAGAGCCTGAGCCCGATGATCCAGTTCATCGGGCGGTTCACTCGGTCCACTTCCGCGGGCTCGACGATCGGGACAGCCTCCGTGTTTGTGGCCCGTGATCCGTCGGTAGCACTGTCGCCGCTGCGTGAACTGCTGCGCGAGGACGCTGACTGGGACACAATCATGCACGACATCACCGAACGTGCCACGGCGAGCGTGGAGGAGCTCAGCGACTTCGAGGCGTCCTTCACCGATGCCCCGGAAGAGGTGTCGGTCACGGTGCTGGAACCCAAGATGAGCGCTATCGCTCACCGTGCTCCCAGCCACACCTGGACTCCCGAGCGGGCCTTGGAGGTCTACGGCGAAGGACGGGTTCTGGACAGTACCATCGCGGTCAACACCACCTCCACCGTCGCCTGGTTCGTCGTGGAGAACCGCAGCGAAGTCCGCTGGGGCGCCCCGCAAGCCCTTGAGCAGGTCACGTACGAGCTGGTCGTCATGTACTTCAGCCGAATCCAAGGCCTGCTCTACATCCATGGATCGAACAACACCGGTGACTACCGGGAACTCGCACAGGCCGTCCTGGGCTTGGACTCCCGGCTGGTCACCGGTATGCCGACCTTCCGGGTGCTTGGTCACATGGAGCGCTTGATCCCCACCAATGTGGGCCTGCTGGATTCACGGGACCACTTCAACCGGTTCTCCATGCATGTGGGAAGCGATGTCTACGAGGCGCTTTCCACCGCCGACCGGCAGGGCAAGAGTCAGACCCACATCGCCGCCTCCGGATTCCGCAACGGGGAGAAGACCACCATCAGCGCCGCCTTGTCGGGACGGTTCTGGTCAATGCAGACCGCCCCCAATCTCAAGGCCTGGACCGACTGGTGTGACGAGCAGGGGGCCAAGCTCACCGACGCCAGCATCGACCTGGCCAGCGTCATGGACGGGTTCATCTTCCCGGAGGACCTCACCGAACGTCCCGAGGGCGTACTCATCGCTGCCGAATGGCCCTGGCCGCTGTTCACCGGCAACGGGCCCGGCCCGCAGATCACCTTCGCCGGCACCACCTACCCCGCCGTCGATGTCCCACTCCAGGTGGCAGACCACTCCACTACCGGCCCCTTCCGGATCCGCCTGACCACTCCTGCCTGGCATATCGGCTACAGCGCAGAATTCACCGACAACGGGCTGACCTACAGCCCCGACGCGTTGGACGGACATGTCCGCTCGGGAATCCACGAGTATTCGCTTGAGGAATGGATCAACCGGAACAAGCCCACCCTGTTCCTGGCAGGCGACAAGATGATCACCGCCGAGGATCGACTGCTTGCCCCTCGCAAAGACCTCGACCCCTTCGACCGCAGACGACTGACCATCCTCAACTGGGCCGGAGTGGACATCAAGAAGGAGTCACAGACCCCCACGCGTGAACCTGACTCCATCCAGGCCTACATCTCCGCCCACCTGCAACAGTCGCAGGAGTTCGACGTCCTCATCGACGACGACCGCGCTCGCCAAGCAGCCGACCTGGTCGGAATGAAGATCAACGGTGACGAACTCGTCGTCACCCTGGTGCACTGCAAGTACTCGTCCGAACCGACCCCCGGTGGCCGGGTGGCTGACTTGTACGAACTGTGCGGGCAGGCTGTCCGTGGCGCGAAGTGGCGGCAAGACCACCTGGGCCCGCTCCTGAACCATCTGGACCGACGCGCCAGAAGCTTCCGGGCCCGCACCGGAGTCTCACCCTTCGAAGTCGGCAGCATCGAGGAGCTCTACCAGGTCCGGGAACTTGCCCCGCAGTTGCGGCCTCGCGTCCATACTGTGCTCGCCCAGCCCGGGCTGTCCGCATCTGCGTGCACCGAGGAACACCTGCGGCTGCTGGCCGGCGCCGAGACCTACGTCCACGCCCTCACCCGCGGGACGTTCACCGTGTACTGCAGCGCCTGA